The proteins below come from a single Zea mays cultivar B73 chromosome 8, Zm-B73-REFERENCE-NAM-5.0, whole genome shotgun sequence genomic window:
- the LOC103636213 gene encoding calcium-dependent protein kinase 20, producing MHRDLKPENFLFANKIESAILKAIDFGLSVFFIPGERFSEIFGSPYYMAPEVLKRNYGPEVDVWSARVILYILLCGVPPFWAETEQGVAQAIIRSVIDFKRDPWPRVSDNAKDLVRGMLNPDQKRRLTAHQVLGHPWLQNIKKAPNVNLGETVKARLQQFSVMNKFKKHALRVIAEHLWVEEAADIKDMFEKMDLNKDQMLSFEELKLGLHKFGQQMPDADVQTLMEAADADGNGSLNYGEFVTLFVHLRKIGNDEHLHKAFAYFDRNQSDYIEIDELRESLADDLGQNREEIINAIIRDVDTDKDGKISYDEFATMMKAGTDGRKASRQYSRERFTSLSLKLQKDGSLQMTITR from the exons ATGCACAGGGATCTCAAACCAGAAAATTTCTTGTTTGCAAACAAGATAGAATCAGCGATACTTAAGGCCATTGATTTTGGCCTGTCTGTATTTTTCATTCCAG GCGAACGGTTTTCTGAGATTTTTGGAAGTCCTTATTACATGGCTCCAGAGGTGCTAAAGAGAAACTATGGCCCAGAGGTTGATGTTTGGAGTGCAAGAGTGATTCTGTACATTCTTCTTTGTGGTGTCCCCCCATTCTGGGCAG AAACGGAACAGGGTGTTGCTCAGGCAATCATTCGATCTGTCATTGATTTCAAAAGAGATCCATGGCCAAGGGTGTCTGATAACGCCAAAGACCTTGTCAGAGGAATGCTGAATCCGGACCAAAAACGACGATTGACAGCTCACCAAGTGCTTG GTCACCCATGGTTGCAGAACATTAAGAAGGCTCCAAATGTTAATTTGGGTGAAACCGTTAAGGCCAGACTCCAACAATTCTCTGTGATGAACAAGTTCAAGAAGCATGCACTTAGG GTTATAGCTGAGCATCTTTGGGTAGAAGAGGCTGCTGACATAAAGGATATGTTTGAGAAGATGGATCTTAACAAGGATCAAATGCTTAGTTTCGAGGAGCTGAAGCTTGGTCTGCATAAGTTTGGTCAGCAAATGCCTGATGCAGATGTTCAAACACTAATGGAAGCG GCGGATGCTGATGGAAATGGGTCCTTGAATTATGGAGAATTTGTTACATTATTTGTTCATCTAAGAAAGATCGGAAATGATGAGCATCTGCATAAGGCATTTGCATACTTCGACCGGAACCAGAGCGATTATATTGAAATTGATGAACTCCGTGAGTCATTAGCTGATGACCTTGGACAAAACCGTGAAGAGATTATCAATGCCATCATCCGTGATGTAGACACCGATAAG GATGGCAAGATAAGCTACGATGAGTTTGCGACGATGATGAAGGCCGGAACAGACGGGAGGAAAGCATCCAGACAGTACTCGAGAGAGCGGTTCACAAGCCTGAGCCTTAAGCTGCAAAAGGATGGATCGCTGCAGATGACGATTACACGGTAG